The following are encoded in a window of Carassius auratus strain Wakin unplaced genomic scaffold, ASM336829v1 scaf_tig00011901, whole genome shotgun sequence genomic DNA:
- the LOC113073316 gene encoding G-protein coupled receptor 183-A translates to MEIEVDSNTTHNDSDTCTNLYDHRDWAQYFLPTVYSLICIVGLLGNVLALHVIWPNLKKLNSTTLYSANLVVSDILFLLALPLRTVYYAKGFHWPMGEGLCKAVALLFYINMYAGVNFMTCLSVDRFIAVVLPLRFSRFRRVQKVRYICAAVWVLVLMQTLPLLSMPMTNVEKSGHITCMEYPNFEKIDNLPVMLIGAVVLGFGIPVITILVCYSALCSKLRLLAKSNKLTEKSGRSRKAIGVICAVILVFVVCYTPYHVDLLQYMIRKLRYKPDCSELHDFQISLHITVCLMNLNSCLDPFIYFFACKGYKKKVLKLLRKHVSMSFSSVVRTSPEGSSKDVFANDKIHMSSRSTQKERSSVLLSTSNGFE, encoded by the coding sequence ATGGAGATAGAAGTAGATTCAAACACCACCCACAATGACTCAGACACCTGTACCAACCTGTATGACCATCGTGACTGGGCACAGTATTTCCTGCCTACAGTGTATTCTCTGATTTGCATTGTGGGTCTACTGGGCAATGTGTTGGCATTGCATGTCATCTGGCCTAATTTAAAAAAACTCAACTCCACAACTCTGTATTCTGCCAACCTGGTGGTGTCGGACATCTTGTTTTTGCTTGCTCTGCCCTTGCGTACGGTTTACTATGCCAAGGGGTTCCACTGGCCAATGGGGGAGGGTTTGTGCAAAGCCGTGGCGCTGCTGTTCTACATCAACATGTACGCCGGTGTCAACTTCATGACTTGTTTGAGCGTGGACCGTTTTATTGCAGTGGTGCTGCCGCTGCGCTTCTCCCGATTCCGAAGGGTTCAGAAGGTGCGGTACATCTGTGCTGCCGTATGGGTCCTTGTATTGATGCAGACCCTGCCTTTGTTGTCGATGCCCATGACGAACGTGGAAAAAAGTGGTCACATAACGTGTATGGAATATCCCAACTTTGAGAAGATTGACAACCTGCCTGTCATGCTCATCGGTGCCGTGGTGCTTGGCTTCGGCATCCCTGTGATCACCATCCTGGTGTGTTATTCTGCACTGTGCTCCAAGCTCCGCCTCCTGGCCAAGTCTAATAAACTGACAGAGAAGTCGGGTCGTAGTCGCAAAGCCATCGGCGTGATTTGCGCTGTCATTCTTGTGTTTGTGGTGTGCTACACCCCTTACCACGTCGACCTTCTGCAGTACATGATCAGAAAGCTGCGGTATAAGCCAGACTGCTCAGAACTGCATGACTTTCAGATCTCCCTTCACATCACTGTCTGCTTAATGAACCTTAACTCGTGTCTGGATCCCTTTATCTACTTCTTTGCCTGCAAGGGATACAAGAAGAAGGTACTCAAACTGCTCAGGAAACACGTGAGCATGTCCTTCTCGAGTGTGGTCAGGACGTCGCCTGAAGGCTCCTCCAAAGACGTGTTTGCTAATGACAAAATCCATATGAGCTCCAGAAGCACTCAAAAAGAGAGGAGCAGTGTGCTGTTGAGCACCAGCAATGGTTttgaataa
- the LOC113073310 gene encoding G-protein coupled receptor 183-like, with product MTDQTPQQTMPMNDSSKNQTCDVFIYKESARIIFPTFYCLVFIISVAGNSLVLCITCQKKQKMNSTTMYIINLAISDTLFTLALPGRIIYYIQGFDWPFGDFLCRLTAMIFYSNTYASIAFMTCISVDRYLAMLHRQRCQRLRKNKVVRGICILVWVVVLLETSPLLMKNTMEYRSSHRTCMEFSNFDSPGMAYVLLFACIIGFCIPLGLILCCYSQVSYKLSKTAKENPVTSRSGSNSRAKNMILLILLSFGVCFSPYHINIIQYAVRRLYNEPTCEDLKTLKMSLQVTVSMMNFNSCLDPIIYFFAIKTYKQRVMSLFKSYLSVSASSRSMQENSSSNT from the coding sequence ATGACAGATCAAACTCCACAACAGACAATGCCAATGAATGACAGCTCCAAAAACCAGACTTGTGATGTATTCATCTACAAGGAGTCTGCGCGGATCATCTTTCCCACTTTCTATTGCCTGGTTTTTATCATCAGCGTGGCAGGTAACAGCCTGGTCCTCTGCATCACCTGTCAGAAAAAGCAGAAGATGAACTCCACCACCATGTATATCATCAACCTGGCCATCTCCGACACCCTCTTCACCTTGGCTCTTCCCGGCAGGATCATCTACTACATCCAAGGCTTCGACTGGCCTTTTGGAGATTTCTTGTGCCGGCTGACTGCCATGATCTTCTACAGCAATACCTATGCTAGCATCGCCTTCATGACCTGCATCAGTGTAGATCGCTACTTGGCCATGCTGCACCGTCAGAGATGTCAAAGACTAAGGAAAAACAAAGTTGTGCGAGGTATCTGCATTCTGGTATGGGTGGTGGTGCTTCTTGAGACGTCTCCTCTGCTCATGAAGAACACCATGGAATACAGGTCCAGTCATCGAACGTGCATGGAGTTCTCTAATTTTGATAGCCCCGGGATGGCATACGTTCTCCTGTTTGCTTGCATAATTGGGTTTTGCATTCCATTGGGACTCATCCTGTGTTGCTACAGTCAGGTCAGCTACAAGCTCTCCAAGACGGCCAAGGAAAACCCGGTGACCAGCAGGTCTGGCAGCAACAGCAGGGCCAAAAATATGATCCTGCTCATTCTGCTGAGCTTTGGCGTGTGTTTCAGTCCCTACCACATCAACATCATTCAGTATGCAGTTAGAAGGCTGTACAATGAGCCCACTTGTGAGGACTTAAAGACTTTGAAAATGTCCCTGCAGGTAACCGTTTCCATGATGAACTTTAACAGCTGCCTTGACcctattatttacttttttgccaTCAAAACGTACAAGCAGAGAGTCATGAGTCTTTTTAAGAGCTACCTTTCCGTTTCAGCATCCTCAAGGAGCATGCAGGAAAACAGCAGCAGTAACACATGA